One window from the genome of Acidobacteriota bacterium encodes:
- the hutU gene encoding urocanate hydratase, with the protein MGAVEYKYEYKEVRAPRGSAITCKGWGQEAAMRMLMNNLDPEVAEKPQELIIYGGTGKAARNWLCYHKIVEALRDLENDETLLIQSGKPVGIFKTYEDSPRVLISNAMVVPAWATWDEFRRLEAMGLTMFGQMTAGSWIYIGTQGILQGTYETLAAVAKKHFRGSLKGKLVLTAGLGGMGGAQPLAITMNEGVGIIVEVDKERIQRRLKTGYLDMMVENLDEALDKAFEAKKKGEALSIGLLGNAADVIPEFARRGIVPDVLTDQTSAHDELNGYVPNGIPYEEALRLRKENPQEYIKRSMKAMAEHMEGLLKLKRMGAIAFDYGNNIRGQAYKEGVKDAFEINGFVQAYIRPLFCLGKGPFRWVALSGDPQDIIETDKAVLKLFPEDETLKRWITMAEKKVKFQGLPARICWLGYGERAQFGERINNLVKKGKIKAPIVIGRDHLDTGSVASPNRETEGMKDGSDAIADWPILNALLNAVSGATWVSVHHGGGVGIGLAIHAGMVIVADGTAKMAKRLNRVLTCDPGIGVARHADAGYEEAIKTAKEKAIKIL; encoded by the coding sequence ATGGGAGCAGTGGAATATAAATATGAATATAAAGAAGTGAGGGCTCCAAGAGGCTCTGCAATTACCTGTAAAGGGTGGGGACAGGAAGCTGCGATGAGAATGCTTATGAACAACCTTGACCCCGAGGTTGCAGAAAAGCCGCAGGAGTTAATAATATACGGAGGAACCGGAAAGGCAGCCAGAAACTGGTTATGTTATCATAAAATAGTTGAAGCTTTAAGAGATTTAGAGAATGATGAAACTCTTTTAATTCAATCGGGAAAACCTGTTGGAATCTTTAAAACCTACGAGGATTCCCCAAGAGTTTTAATTTCAAACGCAATGGTTGTTCCAGCCTGGGCTACATGGGATGAATTCAGGCGTCTTGAGGCGATGGGACTTACAATGTTTGGTCAGATGACAGCAGGAAGCTGGATTTATATAGGAACCCAGGGAATTTTACAGGGAACATACGAAACCCTTGCTGCAGTGGCAAAGAAACATTTTAGAGGCTCTTTAAAAGGGAAGCTTGTTTTAACAGCAGGCCTCGGAGGAATGGGAGGCGCCCAACCCCTTGCCATAACGATGAATGAGGGAGTTGGAATTATCGTAGAGGTTGACAAAGAAAGAATCCAGAGAAGACTCAAAACAGGATATTTAGATATGATGGTAGAGAATTTAGATGAAGCCCTTGATAAAGCTTTTGAGGCAAAGAAAAAAGGAGAGGCTCTTTCAATCGGACTCCTTGGAAATGCAGCTGATGTTATTCCTGAATTCGCAAGGAGAGGAATCGTTCCGGACGTTCTTACTGACCAGACATCTGCCCATGACGAACTAAATGGATATGTTCCCAATGGAATTCCATATGAAGAGGCTCTTAGACTGAGAAAAGAAAATCCTCAGGAATACATTAAAAGATCTATGAAAGCAATGGCAGAGCATATGGAAGGCTTGCTTAAACTGAAGAGAATGGGTGCAATAGCTTTTGACTATGGAAACAACATAAGAGGACAGGCATATAAGGAAGGTGTTAAAGATGCTTTTGAAATTAACGGGTTTGTTCAGGCATACATAAGACCTTTGTTCTGCCTTGGAAAAGGCCCTTTCAGATGGGTTGCTCTTTCAGGAGACCCGCAGGATATAATCGAAACTGATAAAGCTGTATTAAAGCTATTTCCAGAGGATGAAACTCTCAAAAGATGGATCACTATGGCAGAAAAAAAAGTTAAATTTCAAGGACTTCCAGCGAGGATATGCTGGCTTGGTTACGGAGAAAGGGCTCAGTTCGGGGAAAGAATTAACAACCTCGTAAAAAAAGGCAAAATAAAAGCTCCGATAGTAATCGGAAGGGACCATCTTGATACTGGTTCAGTTGCATCCCCTAATAGAGAAACCGAGGGAATGAAGGATGGCTCGGATGCAATCGCTGATTGGCCAATTTTAAATGCCTTGCTTAATGCTGTATCAGGTGCCACATGGGTATCTGTTCACCATGGAGGAGGAGTGGGTATAGGGCTTGCAATCCATGCAGGAATGGTAATCGTGGCTGATGGAACTGCAAAAATGGCAAAAAGATTGAATAGAGTCCTTACATGTGATCCCGGAATCGGAGTGGCAAGACATGCTGATGCAGGATATGAAGAAGCAATAAAAACCGCCAAGGAGAAAGCTATAAAAATTCTTTGA
- a CDS encoding DEAD/DEAH box helicase has translation MDDNFYLSEESDKDSRIIEALDKIEFLAKSENSSINIKEISSREPKYGEFPEFLNPDLIEAIRKIGINSLFSHQEKAIKHINDGKNVVIVTPTASGKTLCYNIPVLNSIINEISPRAFYLFPTKALSQDQRAELDEITNNLNLDIKIFTYDGDTPQDARKAIRTQGHIIITNPDMLHTGILPHHTKWIKTFENLRYVVIDELHHYKGVFGSHLANIIRRLKRICKFYGSKPQYILSSATISNPKELAEKMIEEEVTLIDENGAPSGEKYFVFFNPPVVNRSLGIRKSYVNETRNLSTIFIKNKLQTIIFTQTRLLTEVLVNYLKEGIEKGIKDEGLIRGYRGGYLPLKRREIEKDLREGKILGVVSTNALELGIDIGSLDVSVLAGYPGTISSTWQRAGRAGRRKGKSVAILVASSSPLDQFIVNNPDYFFEKNPEKGLINPDNLSILLSHIKCAAFELPFEKREKFGNENLEEFLKFLEEDKFLHYTDDKWFWISESYPADAISLRSVTSDNFVVVDITGRPKVIAEVDYTSALEALHEKAIYMVEGEQYYVEKLDFNERKAMVKKVNVDYFTDAITYTNLKILDVFQRKKEFNSYASEGEVHVQSQVVGFKKIKFHTMESVGAGELSLPEQEIHTSSYWVTIPKDLYQNLPFKPDEKVSGIFGISYLFHHIAPLFLMCDWKDLGVTVGDNSTGQSLPNRNVIEKRMRTMRSEVAAYSGEFEPNIFVWDNYPGGVGFSQGLYDCHEELIKSSIDIINSCPCYEGCPSCIGPSKETGKLAKKVALYILNKLLS, from the coding sequence ATGGATGATAATTTCTATCTTTCGGAAGAATCTGATAAGGACTCAAGGATAATTGAAGCCCTTGATAAAATAGAGTTCTTAGCAAAAAGTGAAAACTCATCTATAAATATTAAGGAAATTTCGTCTCGAGAACCAAAATATGGAGAGTTTCCTGAATTTTTAAACCCTGACCTCATTGAGGCGATAAGAAAAATCGGGATAAACTCCCTTTTTTCCCATCAGGAAAAAGCTATAAAACATATAAATGACGGAAAAAATGTAGTAATTGTAACACCCACAGCATCTGGCAAGACTCTCTGTTACAACATTCCTGTTTTAAATTCAATCATAAATGAAATTAGCCCAAGAGCATTCTACCTTTTCCCTACAAAAGCTCTCTCCCAGGATCAAAGAGCCGAGCTGGATGAAATTACAAATAATTTAAATTTAGACATAAAAATCTTTACCTATGATGGAGATACTCCCCAGGATGCAAGGAAAGCCATAAGAACACAGGGTCATATCATAATCACAAACCCTGACATGCTTCATACCGGAATACTACCCCATCACACAAAATGGATAAAAACTTTTGAAAATTTAAGATATGTGGTGATTGATGAGCTTCACCATTATAAAGGAGTTTTTGGAAGTCATTTGGCAAACATAATAAGGAGACTCAAAAGAATATGTAAATTCTATGGCTCAAAACCTCAATACATTCTCTCATCCGCAACAATTTCAAACCCGAAAGAATTGGCAGAAAAAATGATTGAGGAAGAAGTAACTCTTATCGATGAAAATGGCGCACCCTCAGGAGAAAAATATTTTGTCTTTTTTAACCCTCCGGTTGTTAATCGGAGTTTGGGAATCAGAAAATCTTACGTAAATGAAACAAGAAATTTATCGACAATATTTATCAAAAATAAACTACAAACAATCATATTCACTCAAACGAGACTACTTACAGAGGTTCTTGTAAATTATTTAAAGGAGGGAATCGAAAAAGGTATTAAAGATGAGGGTTTAATTCGAGGATACAGAGGAGGGTACCTTCCTCTCAAGAGAAGAGAGATTGAAAAAGATCTAAGGGAAGGGAAAATTCTTGGGGTTGTTTCCACAAACGCCCTTGAACTTGGAATAGACATAGGTTCCCTGGATGTATCAGTTTTAGCAGGTTATCCAGGTACAATCTCTTCAACATGGCAGAGAGCAGGAAGAGCTGGAAGAAGGAAAGGAAAATCGGTTGCAATTCTTGTCGCCTCAAGCTCACCTCTTGACCAATTCATCGTAAATAACCCTGACTATTTTTTTGAGAAAAATCCAGAGAAAGGACTTATTAATCCTGATAATCTATCAATTCTTTTAAGCCATATAAAATGTGCTGCTTTTGAACTTCCCTTTGAAAAAAGGGAGAAATTTGGAAATGAGAATTTAGAAGAGTTTCTGAAGTTCCTCGAAGAGGACAAATTCTTACATTACACAGATGATAAATGGTTCTGGATTTCAGAATCCTATCCAGCTGATGCAATAAGTTTAAGATCTGTAACATCGGACAATTTTGTAGTAGTTGACATAACTGGAAGACCTAAAGTAATTGCAGAAGTTGACTATACTTCTGCTCTTGAGGCATTGCATGAAAAAGCAATATACATGGTTGAAGGAGAGCAATACTATGTGGAAAAGTTAGACTTTAATGAAAGAAAAGCCATGGTTAAAAAAGTAAATGTTGATTATTTCACTGATGCTATAACCTACACAAACCTTAAAATACTGGATGTATTTCAAAGAAAAAAAGAGTTCAACTCTTATGCTTCAGAAGGAGAAGTTCATGTTCAGAGTCAGGTAGTCGGGTTTAAAAAAATAAAATTTCACACAATGGAAAGCGTTGGAGCCGGAGAACTCAGCCTTCCAGAACAGGAAATTCATACATCTTCTTACTGGGTTACGATACCAAAAGACCTGTACCAGAATCTTCCTTTTAAGCCTGATGAGAAAGTTAGCGGCATTTTTGGTATCTCCTATTTGTTCCATCACATAGCTCCTCTTTTTTTGATGTGCGATTGGAAAGATTTAGGAGTAACAGTAGGAGATAACTCCACAGGACAATCTCTACCAAACAGAAATGTGATAGAAAAAAGGATGAGGACTATGAGGTCAGAGGTAGCTGCTTATTCGGGAGAATTCGAACCAAATATTTTTGTCTGGGATAACTACCCAGGAGGAGTAGGGTTCAGCCAGGGATTATATGATTGCCATGAAGAACTGATTAAATCATCTATCGATATTATAAATTCCTGCCCATGTTATGAAGGATGTCCCTCATGTATAGGACCATCAAAAGAAACTGGAAAACTGGCAAAGAAAGTGGCTTTGTATATTCTGAATAAATTACTAAGTTAA
- a CDS encoding ribonuclease H-like domain-containing protein, with product MDLKDRLEILKKIQREKTERSFLKDEKIAKEWENIQKEELSKREKLEKLIEISQKIKEKTAQKEAEKIETFNYFEIPDEFEHPFNADFKLGKILIRDGFSDFRRELGILGKDLTFHSLNLNETLFLDLETTGLSGGTGVIPFLIGLGFYEEEKYKIKHYFIRDLKEERYILEKFQCFLQERNFSGLITYNGKNFDLPILEARFILNRVPNPFVNIPHLDFLYPARKIWKYKYQNCSLSYLGEMILNIKRDEDIPREEIPLRYSTYLRTGNFSLIEPVIYHNELDLIALLGLVVTASLILKSPENQTEDPIEIFGISRIYETVEDEENCLYNLKMAVERGLPGELNIIARKKLALNLKRKNQWKEAIKIWDEIQQIDFESAVELAKYYEHKEKKIDRAFELVESLYEKINDLSFSKKDELEIRKNRLIKKLIHLKKSEGFIGK from the coding sequence ATGGATTTAAAAGATAGATTAGAAATTCTGAAAAAAATTCAGAGAGAAAAAACTGAAAGGAGTTTTCTAAAAGATGAGAAAATAGCAAAGGAATGGGAGAATATCCAGAAAGAAGAATTATCAAAAAGAGAAAAGCTTGAAAAGCTTATTGAGATATCTCAAAAAATAAAGGAAAAAACAGCACAAAAGGAGGCAGAAAAAATTGAAACATTTAATTATTTTGAAATTCCTGATGAGTTTGAACATCCATTCAATGCTGATTTCAAATTAGGAAAAATCTTGATAAGGGATGGGTTCTCTGATTTCAGAAGAGAGCTCGGCATTCTTGGCAAGGATTTGACTTTCCATTCTTTAAATTTAAATGAAACCCTGTTTTTAGACCTTGAAACAACAGGTCTTTCAGGAGGAACAGGCGTAATACCTTTCCTTATCGGTCTTGGATTCTATGAAGAAGAAAAATACAAAATAAAACATTACTTCATAAGAGATTTAAAGGAGGAAAGATACATTCTTGAAAAGTTTCAATGTTTTCTACAAGAGAGAAACTTCTCAGGGCTTATAACCTATAATGGAAAAAACTTTGATTTGCCCATCCTTGAGGCAAGATTTATTTTGAATAGAGTTCCGAATCCTTTTGTAAACATTCCTCATTTAGATTTTTTGTATCCGGCAAGAAAAATCTGGAAATATAAATACCAGAACTGCAGCCTGTCTTACCTGGGAGAGATGATATTAAACATAAAAAGGGATGAGGACATTCCCAGAGAAGAAATACCGCTCAGATATTCCACATACCTCAGAACAGGAAACTTTTCCCTTATTGAACCTGTTATCTATCACAATGAGCTCGATTTAATAGCTCTACTCGGCCTTGTTGTAACAGCTTCTCTCATTCTAAAATCTCCGGAGAATCAGACAGAAGATCCTATAGAGATATTCGGTATTTCAAGAATTTATGAAACAGTTGAAGATGAGGAAAATTGTCTTTACAATTTAAAGATGGCTGTTGAAAGAGGCTTACCAGGAGAACTAAATATAATTGCAAGGAAAAAACTTGCTTTGAATCTAAAAAGGAAGAATCAATGGAAAGAAGCAATAAAAATATGGGATGAAATCCAGCAGATAGATTTCGAATCTGCTGTGGAGCTTGCAAAATATTATGAACATAAAGAGAAAAAAATAGACAGAGCATTTGAGCTGGTAGAAAGTCTATATGAAAAAATAAACGATCTAAGTTTCAGTAAAAAAGATGAACTTGAGATAAGAAAAAATCGACTTATCAAAAAATTAATCCATTTAAAAAAGAGTGAAGGTTTTATTGGAAAATAA
- a CDS encoding DUF6599 family protein, giving the protein MKRLFPIFILYIGIFYSVNMEKVNMKDLIPYEIHGWKAKGEDIIYNPQNIFDYINGAGEVYRSYNFRELLVRRFFKQGNPEIIVDLFDMGSSEDAFGIFTHDREGNDIGIGQGSEYRSGLLSFWKDRYFISILTEQETEASKQALLSLGRSISNSIKSTGFEPELLKLLPSNGLINNSIKYFHNHNILNYHYFLSDKNILNLNQETRVVLAEYLREKGGSLLLLVQYPDEKKAKSGLNNFLKLYFPESKIFEYFQNENNKWIGAINYNDLIIIVLDASSKSLAEELIKSVRNNFYIKNLSSKGDPR; this is encoded by the coding sequence ATGAAAAGATTATTTCCCATATTTATTCTATATATAGGAATATTTTATTCGGTAAATATGGAGAAAGTTAACATGAAGGACTTAATACCCTATGAAATTCATGGATGGAAAGCTAAAGGAGAAGACATAATTTACAACCCTCAAAACATTTTTGATTACATCAATGGGGCTGGAGAAGTTTATCGTTCTTACAATTTTCGTGAGCTTTTAGTTCGGAGATTCTTCAAACAAGGTAATCCAGAGATAATTGTTGATTTATTCGATATGGGCTCATCAGAAGATGCTTTTGGTATATTTACTCATGACCGAGAAGGTAATGATATAGGCATTGGACAGGGCTCTGAATACAGGTCCGGCTTGTTATCATTCTGGAAAGACAGATATTTTATTTCAATTTTAACAGAACAGGAAACAGAAGCTTCCAAACAAGCTTTATTATCCTTGGGAAGATCCATTTCAAATTCGATTAAATCCACTGGCTTTGAACCAGAATTGCTAAAACTTTTGCCTTCCAACGGCCTCATCAACAACAGTATCAAATATTTCCATAATCACAACATTCTTAACTACCACTATTTTTTATCTGATAAAAATATTCTCAACCTAAATCAGGAAACAAGAGTCGTGCTCGCAGAATACTTGAGGGAAAAAGGTGGATCTCTTCTTTTACTTGTTCAGTATCCTGATGAAAAAAAGGCTAAATCAGGATTAAATAATTTTTTAAAATTATACTTTCCAGAAAGCAAGATTTTCGAATATTTTCAAAATGAGAATAATAAATGGATTGGCGCAATTAATTATAATGATTTAATAATAATAGTGCTCGATGCTTCTTCAAAAAGCCTTGCAGAGGAATTGATAAAAAGTGTTAGAAATAATTTTTATATTAAAAATTTGAGCAGCAAGGGTGACCCGAGATGA
- a CDS encoding DUF362 domain-containing protein, translating to MKIITRRDFLYNATLAALFSLSGLSSIKKSKAEATKKTKVVLVRDENALERKRLNQKVIQRMFDDGIAALLGEKDPIKAWKLLIKPDDVVGIKSNVWSPLPTPKEIEQAIKNRILDAGVQEKHISIDDRGVLNNPIFKKSTVLINVRPLRTHHWSGVGGCIKNYIMFVPFPFLYHNNSCANLGAIWNSSRVKGKTKLNILVILTPLFHGIGPHHFNPEYVWEYKGIILGKDPVSVDSTGVRILQAKRLSFFKKVRPISPLPTHIIIADKKFKLGPSDPEQIDLIKIGWMEDCLI from the coding sequence ATGAAAATTATTACCCGCCGGGATTTTCTTTATAATGCCACTTTGGCTGCTCTCTTTAGTTTATCGGGATTGTCTTCGATAAAAAAATCAAAAGCTGAAGCCACGAAGAAGACAAAGGTAGTTCTTGTTCGTGACGAAAATGCTCTTGAACGGAAAAGATTGAACCAGAAAGTTATCCAAAGAATGTTCGATGATGGAATTGCAGCACTCTTGGGAGAAAAAGATCCAATTAAAGCATGGAAACTTTTGATAAAACCTGATGATGTTGTTGGAATTAAAAGTAATGTATGGAGTCCTCTTCCAACACCGAAGGAGATTGAACAGGCTATAAAAAATAGAATTTTAGATGCAGGAGTTCAGGAAAAACATATCAGTATCGATGATCGAGGAGTGTTAAATAATCCAATTTTTAAAAAAAGCACTGTTCTTATTAATGTCCGTCCCCTTAGAACTCATCATTGGTCTGGAGTCGGAGGATGCATAAAGAATTACATCATGTTTGTACCCTTCCCCTTTCTCTACCATAACAATTCATGTGCCAACCTTGGGGCAATATGGAATTCTTCAAGAGTTAAGGGAAAAACTAAATTGAACATATTAGTTATATTAACCCCGCTTTTTCATGGAATAGGGCCTCATCATTTCAATCCTGAGTATGTATGGGAATATAAAGGTATCATTCTTGGAAAAGATCCAGTTTCAGTGGACTCAACTGGTGTTCGAATTTTACAGGCGAAGCGATTATCTTTTTTTAAAAAAGTAAGACCGATAAGTCCTCTTCCGACTCACATAATTATCGCGGATAAAAAATTCAAACTCGGTCCCTCAGACCCTGAACAGATAGATTTAATTAAAATCGGATGGATGGAGGATTGTTTAATTTAA
- a CDS encoding DUF1177 domain-containing protein has translation MLLKQITEVCDLLDTPDISGDKVKKFLKNKGLKDSEIEVVKIEGKKGCTDLIKIKIGGTNGKSKSLKSPTLGIIGRVGGLGARPEKIGLVSDADGAIIAISCAYKIVEMRERKDFLLGDIIISTHICPNAPTIQHELVKFMDSPVDIHVLLKHEVDAEMDAILSNDTTRGNRIINHRGFSISPTVKDGYILRVSEDLLDIMQNVTGKPPVVLPITMQDITPYGNNIYHLNSIMQPSTVTSAPVVGVAITSELPIAGCSTGVTQIIDIEMAARFNIEVAKAFGKGNCKFYNEKEFEEILKRYGPSMLSHKYFRMK, from the coding sequence ATGCTATTAAAACAAATAACTGAAGTCTGTGATTTATTAGATACTCCTGATATATCCGGAGATAAAGTAAAAAAATTTCTAAAAAACAAAGGACTGAAAGATTCAGAAATTGAAGTTGTAAAAATTGAAGGCAAGAAAGGTTGTACAGACTTGATAAAAATAAAGATTGGAGGAACAAATGGAAAATCAAAGAGTTTAAAATCTCCAACACTGGGCATAATAGGAAGGGTCGGTGGACTCGGTGCAAGGCCTGAAAAAATAGGTCTCGTATCTGATGCCGATGGAGCAATAATTGCAATTTCGTGTGCTTATAAAATTGTTGAGATGAGAGAACGAAAGGACTTTCTACTTGGAGATATAATAATTTCAACCCATATCTGTCCTAATGCTCCAACCATTCAACATGAATTGGTAAAATTTATGGATTCGCCAGTTGACATTCATGTTCTCCTTAAGCACGAGGTTGACGCTGAAATGGATGCAATCCTTTCAAATGACACCACCAGGGGTAACAGGATTATAAATCATCGAGGATTTTCAATATCTCCTACAGTAAAAGATGGGTATATTTTAAGAGTAAGTGAGGATCTTCTCGATATAATGCAAAATGTAACGGGTAAACCTCCGGTTGTTCTACCGATAACAATGCAGGATATAACTCCTTATGGAAATAATATCTATCATCTTAATAGCATAATGCAGCCTTCAACAGTCACTTCTGCACCAGTTGTAGGAGTTGCAATAACTTCAGAGCTTCCCATTGCCGGATGTTCCACAGGAGTTACACAGATAATAGACATCGAAATGGCAGCAAGGTTTAACATTGAAGTGGCAAAAGCTTTCGGTAAAGGAAATTGCAAATTCTATAATGAAAAAGAGTTTGAAGAAATATTAAAAAGATATGGCCCAAGTATGCTTTCTCACAAATACTTTCGTATGAAGTAA
- a CDS encoding MFS transporter, with amino-acid sequence MKRVFFPKEIYQIDVIILLLYCTNSLMLLLPLFLKKLGATPDIVGIYVGIYFIFTFFSRPIIGWIIDVVNPKRILLTGLIFLSFFVFCYLVVKKLGFFLIFVRAGQGMSYSSILISLLLLAVIFSDETNRAHVLSILSIFFLLPNLFMPFIGEWIIEKTGFFLYFMFAFILCVTALIISSRIKFEWKRTESTKSRNFFSLIRNSKFLIVSIFSFFLGLGLSSTNTFVPLWIKNFPSVKIGFFFTSAALIAVLIRFFIGGRFKFWAKGETVLFSFYILGLGIFLTSYARGNPMVIISGLIYGGGMGFLFPNLLTMAVTEVDEKERGKALSIFTALIDLGFAIGPPISGWFVESFGYSEMFRSLSLLMIISSTFLYLIFKKFIKRRSSPFL; translated from the coding sequence ATGAAGAGAGTTTTTTTCCCGAAAGAAATTTATCAAATTGATGTTATTATTCTTCTACTATACTGTACAAATTCCCTGATGCTCCTTCTTCCACTTTTCTTAAAAAAATTAGGGGCAACACCAGATATAGTGGGCATTTATGTTGGAATCTATTTCATATTCACTTTTTTCTCAAGGCCGATAATAGGTTGGATAATCGATGTTGTAAATCCAAAGAGGATATTGCTAACCGGGCTTATTTTCCTGTCATTTTTTGTGTTCTGCTATTTGGTTGTAAAGAAATTGGGTTTTTTTCTTATATTTGTAAGAGCAGGTCAGGGAATGAGTTATTCTTCCATATTAATTTCTTTACTGTTATTGGCAGTTATATTTTCAGATGAGACAAACAGAGCTCATGTTCTAAGTATTCTTTCTATATTCTTTCTCCTCCCCAATTTATTTATGCCATTCATTGGAGAATGGATTATTGAGAAAACTGGTTTTTTTCTTTATTTCATGTTCGCTTTTATTCTGTGCGTAACTGCATTAATTATTTCTTCCAGAATAAAATTTGAGTGGAAAAGAACAGAATCGACTAAAAGTAGAAATTTTTTCAGTTTAATCAGAAATTCGAAATTCCTTATAGTATCAATTTTTTCTTTTTTTCTTGGACTTGGACTTTCCTCTACGAATACATTTGTTCCTTTGTGGATAAAAAATTTTCCCTCTGTAAAAATTGGATTTTTTTTCACCTCTGCTGCCCTTATTGCAGTTTTGATCAGATTCTTTATAGGTGGAAGATTCAAATTCTGGGCTAAAGGAGAAACAGTGCTTTTCTCCTTTTACATACTGGGTCTGGGAATATTTTTGACTTCTTATGCCAGAGGAAATCCCATGGTAATAATTTCAGGTTTGATCTATGGAGGAGGGATGGGATTTCTATTTCCAAACCTGCTTACAATGGCTGTGACTGAGGTGGATGAGAAAGAAAGGGGAAAAGCTTTGAGTATATTTACTGCATTAATCGACCTGGGATTTGCAATAGGTCCTCCAATCTCAGGGTGGTTTGTTGAAAGTTTTGGATATTCAGAAATGTTTCGCTCTCTTTCTCTTTTAATGATCATTTCTTCAACATTTTTGTATCTCATTTTTAAAAAATTCATAAAAAGGAGATCCTCCCCTTTTTTATGA
- the galT gene encoding galactose-1-phosphate uridylyltransferase — protein MNELRFHPFLNEWVAIATHRQNRDFLPPEDFCPLCPTKDKQKPTEIPEKNFEIVVFENKYPTFVLNAPEVIQENFLKKRRASGICEVVVYSPDHNLPLEKFPLKKIENLIEVWIDRYKELSEEKFIKYVLIFENKGREIGVTLDHPHGQIYAYPYIPPIVKKELNSALNYFKKNKKCLFCQILSHEENERKRVVIENKSFFGFIPFYARYPYEVHVFSKRHICSLREIDNFDKKNLASILKSLVNKYNNLFGFQMPYMMVIHQSPTDQRDYSKWVHFHIEFYPPYRTKDKLKFLASSEQGAGTFINDTLPEENAIILRNVKI, from the coding sequence ATGAATGAGCTGAGATTTCATCCATTTCTTAATGAATGGGTAGCCATTGCTACTCATAGACAGAACAGAGATTTTTTACCACCTGAAGATTTCTGTCCTCTATGCCCAACGAAAGATAAACAAAAGCCAACAGAAATTCCTGAGAAGAATTTTGAAATTGTTGTATTTGAAAATAAATATCCAACCTTTGTCTTAAATGCTCCTGAAGTTATTCAGGAAAATTTTTTAAAAAAAAGAAGAGCATCAGGAATATGTGAGGTTGTGGTCTATTCTCCAGATCATAATCTTCCTCTTGAAAAGTTTCCTCTCAAAAAAATTGAGAATTTAATCGAAGTCTGGATTGACAGGTATAAGGAGCTCTCGGAGGAAAAGTTCATAAAATATGTATTAATCTTTGAAAACAAAGGAAGGGAGATTGGAGTTACTCTCGATCATCCCCATGGACAGATATATGCTTATCCCTACATTCCTCCAATTGTGAAAAAGGAGCTCAATTCTGCCTTAAATTATTTTAAAAAAAATAAAAAATGTTTATTCTGTCAAATACTCTCCCATGAGGAAAATGAAAGAAAAAGAGTAGTGATAGAAAATAAAAGTTTCTTTGGTTTTATTCCTTTTTACGCAAGATATCCTTATGAGGTTCATGTTTTTTCAAAAAGACATATCTGCTCTCTTAGAGAAATTGACAATTTTGATAAAAAAAACTTAGCTTCTATATTAAAATCTCTTGTTAATAAATACAACAATCTTTTCGGTTTTCAAATGCCCTACATGATGGTTATTCATCAATCTCCCACTGATCAGAGAGATTATTCAAAATGGGTTCATTTTCATATCGAATTTTACCCTCCCTATCGAACAAAGGATAAATTAAAATTTTTAGCCAGTTCTGAACAAGGAGCAGGCACATTCATAAACGATACACTTCCAGAGGAAAATGCAATAATCTTAAGAAATGTTAAAATTTAG